A portion of the Stella humosa genome contains these proteins:
- a CDS encoding HlyD family secretion protein has protein sequence MPEGSNVEVSRAELATAGRSRRRWRRLLLLVLVPLLVVAVAFYFYLSGGRYVVTDNAYVRADKVTISTDVSGMVQAVLVAENQRVAAGDMLFRIDPEPFALAEAAAQAQLGTVLAELSTLKANYRQRVEEIRLAEADVAYQDRELRRQAELGQRGVAAGTVLDQARIAYARARQRAAAAREEAGAVLASLGGTLDADPAQHPRARHAQAELDRARRERRRTEVRAPAAGILVNVGQLQPGEYLEAGKPAFTLVLVDRLWIDANPKETDLTHVVIGNPADVTVDTYPGRTWKGRVESVSPASGAEFAILPPQNASGNWIKVVQRIPMRVAVEQPADGPMLRTGMSVVVTVDTGRERTLASVWADLRRLVGLDPGQHAGAAHRPQG, from the coding sequence ATGCCTGAGGGGTCGAACGTCGAGGTCTCGCGCGCCGAGCTCGCGACGGCCGGGCGGTCCCGGCGGCGCTGGCGGCGCCTGCTGCTGCTGGTCCTGGTGCCGCTTCTGGTGGTCGCCGTCGCCTTCTATTTCTATCTGTCGGGGGGGCGCTACGTCGTCACCGACAATGCCTATGTGCGCGCCGACAAGGTCACGATCTCGACCGACGTGTCGGGCATGGTGCAGGCGGTCCTGGTGGCAGAGAACCAGCGCGTCGCCGCCGGCGACATGCTGTTCCGCATCGACCCCGAGCCCTTCGCGCTGGCGGAGGCCGCAGCCCAGGCGCAACTCGGCACGGTCCTGGCCGAGCTCTCGACCCTGAAGGCCAACTATCGCCAGCGCGTCGAGGAGATCCGCCTGGCCGAGGCCGACGTCGCCTACCAGGATCGCGAACTGCGCCGCCAGGCGGAGCTGGGCCAGCGCGGCGTCGCCGCCGGCACCGTGCTGGACCAGGCGCGCATCGCCTATGCCCGCGCCCGCCAGCGGGCGGCCGCCGCCCGCGAGGAGGCGGGTGCCGTCCTGGCCTCGCTCGGCGGCACCCTCGACGCCGACCCCGCCCAGCATCCCCGCGCGCGCCATGCCCAGGCCGAACTGGACCGCGCGCGCCGCGAGCGCCGCCGGACCGAGGTGCGGGCGCCCGCCGCCGGCATCCTGGTCAATGTCGGCCAGTTGCAGCCGGGCGAGTATCTGGAGGCCGGCAAGCCCGCCTTCACCCTGGTCCTGGTCGACCGGCTGTGGATCGACGCCAACCCCAAGGAAACCGACCTGACCCATGTGGTGATCGGCAACCCGGCCGACGTCACCGTCGACACCTATCCCGGCCGCACCTGGAAGGGGCGGGTCGAGAGCGTGAGCCCGGCCAGCGGTGCGGAGTTCGCGATCCTGCCGCCGCAGAATGCCAGCGGCAACTGGATCAAGGTGGTGCAGCGCATCCCCATGCGGGTCGCGGTCGAGCAGCCGGCGGACGGGCCGATGCTGCGCACCGGCATGAGCGTGGTGGTGACGGTCGACACCGGGCGCGAGCGCACGCTGGCATCGGTCTGGGCCGACCTGCGGCGGCTGGTCGGGCTCGATCCCGGCCAGCATGCGGGTGCGGCGCACCGGCCCCAGGGATGA
- a CDS encoding DHA2 family efflux MFS transporter permease subunit — MSIAEPSRASAGGGRVAVTGCVMLATIMQALDTTIANVAVPYMQASLNASLDQVNWVLTSYIVAAAIMTPPTGWLARRFGRKELFIVAVAGFTVASILCGAAQSLEQMVAFRLLQGMFGAPLVPLSQAVLLDIYPRERHGEAMAIWGIGVMVGPILGPTLGGWLTEHYHWRWVFYINLPIGILTLAGLVAFLDRPGRDRRLRMDWMGFGLLSLAVGTFQLMLDRGEHLDWFTSTEIVIEAIVAGLAIYLFLVHVLTAERPFIDLAIFRDRNFAAGVTLICITAFILFGSLALLTPFMQSLLGYPVMSAGMILAPRGMGTMLAMFLVGRLIGRVDIRLLMGLGYTLLALTLHDMAGFTLEVGFERFLLSGFIQGMGFGFCFVPISTLSFTTLAPEHRPQGTSLFSLMRNVGGSVGISVVIFLLSRGGQAARSELVQHLHPLAGAIRARPLPEAWSLDTVEGLAALQAEVARQATAIAYFSDFQLLAMIAACAIPVVCLARPPRRR; from the coding sequence ATGAGCATCGCCGAGCCGTCGCGGGCATCGGCCGGCGGCGGCCGGGTCGCCGTCACCGGCTGCGTCATGCTGGCGACGATCATGCAGGCGCTGGACACCACCATCGCCAACGTCGCCGTGCCCTACATGCAGGCGAGCCTCAACGCCTCGCTCGACCAGGTGAACTGGGTCCTCACCTCCTACATCGTCGCGGCCGCGATCATGACCCCGCCGACCGGGTGGCTCGCACGGCGCTTCGGCCGCAAGGAGCTGTTCATCGTCGCGGTCGCCGGCTTCACGGTCGCCTCCATCCTGTGCGGTGCGGCCCAGTCGCTGGAGCAGATGGTGGCCTTCCGCCTGCTCCAGGGCATGTTCGGGGCGCCGCTGGTGCCGCTGTCCCAGGCGGTCCTGCTCGACATCTACCCGCGCGAGCGCCATGGCGAGGCGATGGCGATCTGGGGCATCGGCGTCATGGTCGGGCCGATCCTGGGGCCGACCCTGGGCGGCTGGCTGACCGAGCACTATCACTGGCGCTGGGTCTTCTACATCAACCTGCCGATCGGGATCCTGACGCTGGCGGGTCTCGTCGCCTTCCTCGACCGGCCCGGCCGCGACCGCCGCCTGCGCATGGACTGGATGGGGTTCGGCCTGCTGTCGCTGGCGGTCGGCACCTTCCAGCTCATGCTCGACCGCGGCGAGCATCTCGACTGGTTCACCTCGACCGAGATCGTCATCGAGGCGATCGTCGCGGGCCTGGCCATCTATCTTTTCCTGGTCCATGTCCTGACCGCCGAGCGGCCGTTCATCGACCTTGCCATCTTCCGCGACCGCAACTTCGCGGCCGGCGTGACGCTGATCTGCATCACCGCCTTCATCCTTTTCGGCTCGCTGGCGCTGCTGACGCCCTTCATGCAGTCGCTGCTGGGCTATCCGGTGATGAGCGCCGGGATGATCCTGGCGCCGCGCGGCATGGGCACGATGCTGGCCATGTTCCTGGTCGGCCGGCTGATCGGGCGGGTCGACATCCGCCTGCTGATGGGGCTGGGCTACACGCTGCTGGCGCTGACGCTGCACGACATGGCGGGCTTCACGCTCGAGGTCGGGTTCGAGCGGTTCCTGCTGTCGGGCTTCATCCAGGGCATGGGCTTCGGCTTCTGCTTCGTGCCGATCAGCACGCTCTCCTTCACCACGCTGGCGCCGGAGCACCGGCCCCAGGGCACTTCGCTCTTCAGCCTGATGCGCAATGTCGGCGGCAGCGTCGGCATCTCGGTCGTCATCTTCCTGCTGTCGCGCGGTGGCCAGGCGGCGCGCTCGGAACTGGTGCAGCACCTGCACCCCCTGGCCGGCGCGATCCGGGCCCGGCCCCTGCCCGAGGCGTGGAGCCTCGACACCGTCGAGGGCCTGGCCGCCCTGCAGGCCGAGGTGGCGCGGCAGGCGACGGCCATCGCCTATTTCTCCGACTTCCAGCTCCTGGCGATGATCGCGGCCTGCGCCATCCCGGTGGTCTGCCTCGCCCGTCCGCCGCGGCGGCGCTGA
- a CDS encoding DUF3833 family protein, translated as MNGPGEATPFRLEAFYAGLLHGWGHLVDHRGGGERRMTAVLRGDWDGQVLTLDQTWTAEGSPPERRLWRIRPTTNGYSGTAADIVGTAEATWVDGGLRWSYQTDVPVGETVWRLACEEELQPQTANVATVQVKIGKFGLAIAEIHMIVSRAAPVAG; from the coding sequence ATGAACGGTCCCGGGGAAGCGACGCCGTTCCGCCTGGAGGCCTTCTATGCCGGCCTGCTGCATGGCTGGGGCCATCTGGTCGATCATCGCGGCGGCGGCGAGCGGCGGATGACGGCCGTCCTGCGCGGCGACTGGGACGGCCAGGTGCTGACGCTGGACCAGACCTGGACCGCCGAGGGCTCGCCGCCCGAGCGCCGGCTGTGGCGCATCCGCCCGACGACGAACGGCTATTCCGGCACCGCCGCCGACATCGTCGGCACGGCCGAGGCCACCTGGGTCGATGGCGGCCTGCGCTGGAGCTACCAGACCGACGTGCCGGTCGGCGAGACGGTGTGGCGGCTGGCCTGCGAGGAGGAGTTGCAGCCGCAGACGGCCAACGTCGCCACCGTGCAGGTGAAGATCGGCAAGTTCGGCCTGGCCATCGCCGAGATCCACATGATCGTCAGCCGGGCGGCACCCGTCGCGGGTTGA
- a CDS encoding response regulator, which produces MARAAAKAKKGRILFIDDEPDVVEPLLAMVRALGFQASMLTDGRQFEQELKRFKPTHVVVDLVMPQSDGIDVLLALSRLTERPRIIVMTGYHWGVMESARILAETHALNDIAWLQKPVDLDRFESMLA; this is translated from the coding sequence ATGGCGCGCGCCGCGGCCAAGGCGAAGAAGGGGCGCATCCTCTTCATCGACGACGAGCCGGACGTCGTCGAACCGTTGCTGGCGATGGTGCGCGCCCTCGGGTTCCAGGCCAGCATGCTGACCGATGGGCGGCAGTTCGAGCAGGAATTGAAACGCTTCAAGCCGACGCACGTCGTGGTCGATCTGGTCATGCCACAAAGCGACGGAATCGACGTGCTTCTGGCGCTGTCACGACTGACGGAGCGGCCGCGGATCATCGTCATGACCGGCTATCACTGGGGCGTCATGGAGTCGGCCCGGATCCTCGCGGAAACCCACGCCCTCAACGACATCGCCTGGCTACAGAAGCCGGTCGATCTCGACCGGTTTGAATCCATGCTGGCGTGA